The DNA sequence TCTGAGTGCGCCCCACCGCTCCTACAAGGATGACCAGCACAAGCCGGAGTTGATCGTCGCTCTCACTCCCTTCCAGGGGCTGTGCGGCTTTCGCAGTCCGCGGGAGAGCGCCGTCCTCCTGGAAGGACTCGAAGTCACCGCGCTCGACGAACACGTCGCCACGCTGCGCGAGGCTCCCGAGGCGGAGGCACTGCGCCATTGCGTCGCCGCGTTTCTCGACGCAGCCCCCTGGACGCCGGAGTCCGTCGCCATGTCCCTGGCGCGGCACGCCGCCGAGGACGGTCCCCGCGCCGAGTCGTACTCCGTGTACGCCGAGATCGCCCGCATGCGCCCGGGTGATCCGGGCCTCCTTGTCGCCCTGCTGCTCAACATCGTGCGGCTGAGCCCGGGACAAGGGCTCTTCCTCGGATCCGGGGTTCCCCATGCCTACCTCAGGGGACTGGGTGTCGAGGTCATGGCGAGCTTCGACAACGTGCTGCGCTGTGGTCTCACCGCCAAGCACATCGATGTCCCCGAACTGCTGCGCATCGTCCGGCGGCCTTTCAGGTCGTGCATGGTGCTCCCTCAGCGAATCGGCCGGTCCGGAAAGGACCGGGCATGGCCGTATGGCGTTCTGCCGGTACGGGTTCGGAAGGGGCCCGGTCCCGACAGAGCGGGCGGCGTGCCGTTGTCCCAGATCAGGCCAGGGAGATCAGGCCGGCGTACTCCTCGCTCCACAGGTCCTCCTCCCCGTCGGGGAGGAAGAGGACCCGGTCGGGGCGGAGCGCCTCCACCGCGCCCCGGTCGTGGGTGACCATGACGACCGCCCCCGGATAGTCGCCCACGGCGGCCAGGACCTCGTCACGGGAGACCGGGTCCAGATTGTTCGTGGGTTCGTCGAGCAGCAGCACGTTCGCGCCGGAGTGGATGAGGCACGCCAGCGCCAGCCGGGTCTTCTCGCCGCCGGAGAGGACACCGGTGGGCTTGTCGGCGTCGTCGCCTCGGAACAGGAACGCGCCGAGCACCTGCCGCACCTCGCCGTCGCTCAATCCCGGGGCCGAGGACGACAGCGACTGAAGCACCGTCGCGGCGGGATCGAGCGTGTCGTGCTCCTGGGCGAAGTACCCCAGACACAGGCCGTGCCCCGGTACCACCCGTCCCCGGTCAGGCGGCTCCTCGCCTGCCAGGACCCGCAGCAGCGTGGTCTTGCCCGCACCGTTGAGCCCCACCACGACCAGACGGCTGCCGCGGTCGACGGCCAGGTCGATCCCGTCGAAGACCGTGTGCTCGCCGTACGACTTGGCCAAGCCGACCGCCGCCAGCGGGACGCGCCCGCAGGGTTCCGGGGTGGGCAGCCGTACCCGGGCCACTCGTTCGGCCCTGCGGGTCGGCTCCAGTTCCCGCAGCATGGTATCCGCGCGCCGGACCATGTTCCGCGCGGCCACCGCGGTCGCCACGTGTGATCGCATCTTCTCCGCCTGCGCGCGCAGCGCCGCGGCCTTGCGTTCGGCGTTGGCGCGCTCCCTGACCCTCCTGCGCTCGGCGGCCTCGCGGTCGGTCCGGTAGCGCCGCCAACCGGTGTTGTAGACCTCGATCGCCAGCCGTTCGGCGTCGACATGGAAGACCCGGTTCGCCACGGCCGCGATCAGATCGGCGTCGTGACTGATCATCAGCAGGCCGCCGGAGAACCCCGACAGGAAGGTGCGCAGCCAGGCGACGGAGTCGGCGTCGAGGTGGTTGGTCGGTTCGTCGAGCAACAGCGTGTCCTGCTCGGCGAAGAGAATCCTCGCCAACTCCACCCGCCTGCGCTGCCCGCCGGACAGTTCGCCGAGCCGCTGCGTCAGCACCCGGTCGGGCAGGCCGACGCCCGCAGTCACCTGTGCGGCGACGGCCTCGGCCGCGTAGCCCCCCAGGACGTCGAACTCGTCCTGCGCCCTGGTGTAGGCGCGCATGGCCCGGTCGCGCTCGGTGTCGGACCGGGCTTCGGCCATGGCGGTCTCCGCGGCGCGCAGCGCGGCTGTGACGCGGTCCAGGCCGCGGGCGGCCAGGACCCGGTCCATGACCGTCTGGTTCTGGTCGGCTCCGCGCGGGTCCTGTGCCAGGTAGCCGACCGGTCCGGTCGCCCTGATGGTCCCGGCGGCGGGCCGCAGTTCACCCGCAATCGTGCGCATGAGCGTCGTCTTGCCCGCCCCGTTACGCCCGACGAGGGCGACCCGGTCACCGGGCGAGATGTGGAAGTTGACATCCGACAGCAGCAGACGTGGGCCGACACGCACATCCACATTACACAATGTAATCAATGAAAACTCTCCATGGCTTCCTGAAGGCAGACCTGTCCCCTTGGGCGAGGGTGGGTCGCTAGGAAACACGCGGAGTCGACATGCGGGTCATGCTAGCGACCTACCGACGAGACATGCCAGCCGTTTGTTGGTGCGCACGGTGCGCGCGGGGCCGTGCGGCTCAGCCCACAGCGGTACTTCCCCTCGCGGGGCGGTGCGCGAGGCACCCACCGCCGCGGCGGCGCAGACGGTCGCGGCCACCAGGCCGAGCATTCCCATTTCGGCGCCGAACCCCAGGTGCCCGGACGCGGTGGCGCCGACGAGCCCCCCCCCCGGCCCCACTCGCGCCCAGGCCGGCCACTGTCACGTCGCTGATCTGCAGCGCCGCGCCGACGGTTCGCGAGGCCGGGCGGGCCTGCGAGCGCTGGTTCACCGGGCGCCGTCTGGCGCATCCGGCCCCGGACCCCGGCTCGGAACCAGGCCGGGAACCGGCGGTACGCGGTGTACAGGCCGGTCCGGTGCTCAATCGCCGCCGGTGACCCAAAGCGAGCTGAAGCCGTGGAAGCCCAGGTTGTTGTTCCAGTCGGTCGCCTGCGGCGGCACCCGCAGAGCCGGCCACCTGCGTACAGGGTGCTCAGAGCGTACGGCCTTGCCGCCTGTGGCCCGAGGACCGGGAACGGTCGCCGCGTTGAGGTTGAAGCGGGTGTCCATGTCAAGCTCACCTCGCCGTACAGCCGGACGTGCGACCAGAAAAGCGGGACCAAGCCGCCCTGGTCGGCGGGCGTGAGGAGGTCCGCCCACTCTGGCTCGCCGAGGGAATCCTGGAGCATCAGGGTGTTCACATACACCAGGGCCAATTGCAGAATCAGCAGGCACAGCACGAACATCTCTTGCTCGTCGCGCCGGTTCACCTGTATCTGCCGGGCGACGAACTCCACCGCCTCGCCCGGCAACTCGAACCGGCCCCGGGGAAACCGGCCGTACTGCGTGTAGAACTTCAGCAACACGGCGAAGCCCAGTCGCGTCGCACCGCGCTTGCCGGACACGAGACCTTGCTCGTCTTTCAACAGCGTCCAGTGCTCGACCAGGTCGTCCCCGTCCAAAGGGGTACGGGCCACGGTCGTAGATCGTCCTCTTGGAGCTTCACCCCGCACAGCTGTACGACCCGGACTCACCCGCACGGGTGACATCCCCGCGAGATCACCGCCGTTTGCGGCGGCTGGTGACAGCGTTCTTACCGGCACCCCGATCTCCGCTCGGCGAGCGCGCCGAAGGTAGATCACGTTGCCGCAGTTCTCGCACTCCCCGCTGATGTCCAGGCGGATCCCGTCGTCGCCCTGCCGGTCCGAGCAGGCTGGCCGCCGCGCCAGGTCCCGCCGGATCAACCGCCCGTATGGCGGTCGACCAGGGCCTCGCCGCCGGTCTCCTCCAGCGGTCGGTGAGCCTGCCGGCCAGCAGCCTCGGCGCGGCTTCTGGTCGCATCGCAGGGGTTCTTCAGCCGCCCCAGCTCGACCGACGAGGCCTCTCGGCTTGGTCCTGCTGCCAGCCGTTCAGCCGTGCCCGCAGCCAGGCCACGGGCGACAGGACCGCTCGCAGATCGAGATCCTCCGGGAGCCCCACCGGCTCGTCTCCGCCTGCGGAGAGCGCAGAAGCTTCCCGGTCTTCCAGCTCCCGCGGCACGGCTCACCTCCGCCTGAGCGGAGGCAATTGATCAAGGGCCGCCCGGGCCGGATGGTGCTCTCCGTCGAAGTGATCGGTGGGGCCTCTCCGCGCGAGCGTGCCGCGACGCACACCTCGCGGGTCGAGAACTCTCCATTGGCCGATGCCGCCAGAAGATCGGCAGCTGCGTCGATGATCAGCGCGCGGGTTCGCTGAGCCGATGAAGCCTCCTTCGTCATATAGCGGTGATACACAAAAGCACTCCTGGGCCCGAAATAAAGCTCATCGACGCTATACGAGGTCGAGAGTCCGTTCCCCCCATCGTCACGCTGCCCCCTGAGGCCATCGCGCTTCCCGCCAGGTGGTCAGGCCGGATCAGCAGCATCCTTGTCACGCAAAGGCCGCAGCCCGCCGGGCAGGCCGGGAAGCTGGAAGGAGTACCGGCCGAGCACGCTGATGTGGTGGCGGACGAACGGCGAGAACCGGACGACGTCCTCGTTGCGGATCTCCAAGCCGTCCTGACCGGAGCTGGGTCAGGGCGGCGTCCACGTACCAGGTGTCGAACAGCACGAAGGCGTTGAGGACCAAGCCCAGCACCCCGATCCGGTCCTCCATGCCGTCCTCGTAGCGCTGGCAGAGCTGCCCCGAGCGGCCGTGGAAGATCTTCCGCGCGAGCGCGTGGCGGCCTTCCTGGAGGTTGGCCTGCACCTTGATCTGGCGGCGGTAGCCGGGCACGTCCGCCAGGCGCAGGACGTGCAGGGCCTTCGCGATCCGCCCGTAGTGCGCGATCGCATCCCCCAGCCGGGTGGGCCGACCGTCGCGGGAGAGCATCCGGATGACATCGCAGGCGCGGACGGCCCGGTGTGGATGGAGCCGATGATCCGCAGGATGTCCTCCCAGTGCCGCTCGATCCGGGCGAGGCCGATCCGGCGTCGGAGGCGGTGTCGGTGACGATCACCTCCGGGCAGCGGCCGCCGTCGCGATTGCAGAGGACGTCCAGCACATACAGAGAGTCACGCCGGGTTCCGGCCACCACCTCCCCGCCCAGACCTGCCACCTGGTCGTCGATCATGCTGAGCCAGGTCACCCAGCCCCGGCACCCGAAGTAACGCGGGCTCAGCCGCGCACACACCGACGGCACGAGCACAACGAACCCCACCCCGTCAACGGAAGCGACCAGGGCCTGTGTGATGTCGTGATCAGTCAGTGGTCTTCAGGAGGTCGTCGATCCAGATCATTGCGGCTCGGAGGTGGAGGCCGGCGAGGTAGCTTTCGGGTGACTTGTCGTAGCGTGTGGCGATCCCTCGCCAGGCCTTCAGCTTGTTGATCAGCCGCTCGACGGTGTTCCGCTCCTTGTAGAGACCGGCATCGTGGCTGACGGGCCGGCCGCCTCCGGAGCCCTTGTTCTTCCGGGGAACTGCTCAAGCCCAGGTCCTTGTCTATGTTGGTGCGTGGCCACAGGCGCGCCCCTGGTTGCAGAGGCCGCCGCATCTCAACGGGGGACGGGATGAGCGAGTCGAGCAACGAGACCGAGGGCACAGGCATCTTGATCGCGCTTGGCATGACGGCCGGCCTGTCCTTGGTCTGGGCCTATGTCATCAAGGACCAGGCAGAGCTGATGACTTGGGGCTCCTTGGTGATGGCCGGAGTCACCGGCCTCATCGCCGGAAACTACAGCAACCACAGCCAGTCGGTCGCCGTCACCTGTGCCTTGGCCACCCCGCTCGGCACCTACCTGGGCACGCTCCTCGGCCTCTGTCTGATCGCCGTCGCTCGGTACGGAGGTGACTTCAGCGACGCCTGGCACGTCTTCACCAGCGACACCAGCGAGGCGGCGCGCCTGTTCAAAACGGAGGCCCAGGACCGCGACTGGCTCTTCCTGTTCCTGTCGGCGCCGGTGGGGTACGGAGCGGCGATGCTGGAGGATTGACCTGGGACGGGTCCACGCGGCGGCCGCGGGGACCCGTCCCACCCGTCCCTCCTCCGCGCTCGCCTCGAGGACCCCTGGCGCCCCACAAGGCCACGCTTTAGGGCCTGTGTGATGTCGTGATCAGTTGCCGGATTCTTCCCTCTTCGTGGGGTGGAAGCCCGTAGGACATGGGTCGTGACGCGCAGACAACTCACCGATGCCGGGTCATACGAGTCAAGGGCCCCTCGGGGGTAGGAGTACGTCCGCGTCGTCTCCTTCTGGTACCCGGAGGCGGTGAGCGGCCCGTACGCGCCGCTGGTCGATCCATCCCCGAAACGCCAACGGAAGTAGACGCGCCCACTGGCGCCGTCCGACTGCGAGTCGGTGATCGTCACCTTCGCGTAGCTGGTATCGCCGGATACCCAGTACTCGCCATGTGCCCAGGCCCCCACCACATCGGCCTGGGTGCCCGTCGCGTTCCAGGGGGTGGCTGCCTGAGCGGTGCCGGCGGAGGCGAGCATCCCTGCCAGAGCCAGCGTCCCACTGGCCGCCACGAGCACCTATCTACGCGAAGTCCTTTGCTGCTTACCTCGTTTCACACTGACCTCCTCCCGAATGCTGTAGGCCCACGACCGTCCTGCGGGGCGGTGAGCGGGCGAGGTCACGGCCCGCTCGAGGGCGGACGTGCTCTACTTGCGGCCGACTGTTGCCCATGGGCCGAGAGTGAAGCTGTCACCGTCCCGTCGTACTTCCAGGGCCCCCGCGCCACCGAAATGCGCGGGAACGAGCAGCTCCCGTTCGTCGACGGCCCGTCCGAGGATCCGACAGCGGCTGGCCGTCGCTTGTTCCGGGGCCAGGCAGGCACTGCTGTTGCAGCCGGGGTGCAGGATCTGCACCGGGCTGTGAAGCAGGTCCCCGACGAAGACCGCCCGGTCGCTGCCGGACGCCAGGCGCAGCACGGATGAGCCGGGAGTGTGGCCGGGTGCGGCTTCCAGGGTGAGGTGTTCGTCGATGCGGTGGTGGCCGTCCCACAGCACGGCCTGTCCGGCCTGGTGGATGGGCGCGATGCTGTCTTCGTAGATCAGGCGGTCGACCTCCTGCACGCCGTTGCCGTACGCGTTGTCCGGACCGTAGTGGAAGTCGTCGGCGGCCGGAATGAGGTAGTGGGCATTGGGGAACGCCGGCACCCACTGCCCGTCCGCGTCGACGGTGTTCCATCCGACGTGGTCGACGTGCAGGTGGGTGTTGACGACGACGTCGACGTCCTGGGGCCGGATGCCGGCCCGCTCCAGCAGGCCGAGGAAATCACTCTGCGCGTTGTGGAAGGGCCCCATGCCCGGCCGCTCACGCCCGTACCCGGCTCCGGTGTCGACCAGGACGGTCCGGCCGGCACTGCGCAGCACCCAGCTCTGCAGAGCGGACACCACCATGCCGCTGTCCGGCTCCCAGTGGTCCGGTGCCAGCCAGCCCTCGTTGTCCTTCCACACATCGGCGGCGACCGCTGGGAGGAAATCGGGAGCCGGCAGGACCGGCTGGTGCCACTCGACGACCCGGATGACCTCGACGTCGCCCAGCACCATGCTCTGCACATTATCGTTCTCGTTCATCACGTCATCGACGTTAAGGACGCCCGGACGATCGTCTCAATGCGTCATGGACTCACAAAAATACGTATGCGTCTCACCTTTCATACGGTGGATACCGTGGAGGGATGGATGTAGTGAGCGACGCGATCTCTGCCGTGCACCTCGGGCACCCCTGGTTCCACCGGATGCGGACCAACGGCACCTGGTGCGCGCGGCTGGACCCCTACGACGGCGCGGGCTTCTACGTCGTCATCAAGGGCCGCTGCTGGCTTTTGACCGACAACAGCGCCCCCGTGCCTCTCGGCGTGGGTGACGCGGTACTGCTGCCCCATGGCACAGGCCACGTGATCGCCGATTTCCCGATCGACCCGGCGACCGCGAAGACCAAGGCGGTGCCGTTCGAGCAATCCCTTGCCCAGCAGACAGAGCCGCCAGCCCAGCACGATCACCACGAGACAGAGACGATCTGCGGCAAGTACTGGCTAGACTGCAGCCGCATGCACCCGCTCATGGCGGAGCTGCCTGACATCGTCCACCTGCCCAATCGAGTAGGCAGCCACCCCGAACTCCGTGCGGCCATCGATCTGCTCGCCGGTGAGCTGGATGAAATCCGGTGCGGCTCCTGCGTGGCACTGCCGAGCCTGCTCGACCTCCTCCTCGTCTACATGATCCGCGCCTGGATGACGGAGGCCCCCAACGGAGTCTGGCCCCGCGTACTTGGCGACCCAGTGACGGCCGCCGCCCTGCGGGCCTTGCACTCCGACCCGGCCGCGCCGTGGAGCACCGACTGTCTGGCGGCCGATGCGGGCGTCTCCCGCTCCACCCTGGCACGCCGGTTCACCACCCTCGTCGGCCGCCCTCCGATGGCATACCTCACCTGGTGGCGCTTGATCCGTGCCGCCACCCTGCTCCGGGATACCCAGGACACCCTGGCCGCCATCGCCGACCGAGTCGGCTACCGCAGCCCATACGCCCTCTCACACGCCTTCCAACGGGAGTTCGGCGTCACACCGGGACGGTATCGAGCACAAGCCACGGCACGATCCGCCGACGTCGGAACAGACTGAGCTCTTTCAGCGGGGCCACCGATCCAGTGACGAGGCCGCTCAACGGCGCGTGCCGCAGCCGCAGCGAACCCGAGGCCGACACTCGGCCGGCGGGACCCGTCCTGTCCGGAATGCTGCTCAAACCCGCCGACAGGTCCGCACCGCCGAGCACGCTCAAGCATGCGTGCCCAGCCTGCGAGTCTCACTTGCCACGGTGTCCGGATCTTGAGCGGCTGGAGGTCCGCCACCGGGCGCACGCACGCCTCGAGGACCGCATCCGCTGCGGCAAGCGGCACCGTCCCTGCCCACCCACAACCCGAGGAACCCTGGAGCATCCGACCCGCACGTCGGGCCCCGGCCATGCCCGCCCGGCCATGAGCAACCGACACCACCGCTTCACCGCGATCCGACCAGCTCAGCCACGCGAAACGACATGGGGAGGCTAGAGTCGGAACAGCTTCTCGGCGTTCAGGTGCGTCATCTTCTCCTTGTCCTCGTGGCTGACGGGCAGCTCCTCGACGAATGCCCGCGTGCCGTCCAGCGCCAGATACGGGTAGTCGACGGACCAGATGATGCGGTCGGCGCCCACCACCTTGTGCACGAACTCGAAGTGGGGCAGCCCCCAGATACCGCTGGGGGTGACCCAGACATGACTCCGGTAGATCTCGGTGATGGTGTCCGGCAATCCGGTCGTTCTCGGCGGGAGCGCATCGTCGAGGCGCTGCAGGAAGAACGGCACCATCTCTCCCCAGTGGCCGCTGATGACCTGCAGGTCGGGGTGGCTCTGGAAAGCTCCGGAAAGGATCAGCCGCAGAACGTGTACTCCGGCCTCGTTGTGCCAGCCCCACGCGCCGAGCGAGAGCCATGAGCTCACAGCCGGGGAGAAGCCGCCGTAGTAGGCGTCCTGCACCTGCGGCAGTGGGTGGTACGGATGCACATAGAGGGGCACCCGCAGGTCGCTGAGCTTTTGGAGCACGGGTGCGTATCGCGGGTCGTCCAGGAACGTCTCCCCCGGCCGGCCCACGATGAGCACGCCTTTCAGACCCAGTTCGCCTACCGACCTGTCGAGTTCGGCGACCGCCGCCCGCGGATCCTGC is a window from the Streptomyces luomodiensis genome containing:
- a CDS encoding type I phosphomannose isomerase catalytic subunit; protein product: MSAPHRSYKDDQHKPELIVALTPFQGLCGFRSPRESAVLLEGLEVTALDEHVATLREAPEAEALRHCVAAFLDAAPWTPESVAMSLARHAAEDGPRAESYSVYAEIARMRPGDPGLLVALLLNIVRLSPGQGLFLGSGVPHAYLRGLGVEVMASFDNVLRCGLTAKHIDVPELLRIVRRPFRSCMVLPQRIGRSGKDRAWPYGVLPVRVRKGPGPDRAGGVPLSQIRPGRSGRRTPRSTGPPPRRGGRGPGRGGAPPPRPGRG
- a CDS encoding MBL fold metallo-hydrolase; this encodes MNENDNVQSMVLGDVEVIRVVEWHQPVLPAPDFLPAVAADVWKDNEGWLAPDHWEPDSGMVVSALQSWVLRSAGRTVLVDTGAGYGRERPGMGPFHNAQSDFLGLLERAGIRPQDVDVVVNTHLHVDHVGWNTVDADGQWVPAFPNAHYLIPAADDFHYGPDNAYGNGVQEVDRLIYEDSIAPIHQAGQAVLWDGHHRIDEHLTLEAAPGHTPGSSVLRLASGSDRAVFVGDLLHSPVQILHPGCNSSACLAPEQATASRCRILGRAVDERELLVPAHFGGAGALEVRRDGDSFTLGPWATVGRK
- a CDS encoding ABC-F family ATP-binding cassette domain-containing protein: MITLCNVDVRVGPRLLLSDVNFHISPGDRVALVGRNGAGKTTLMRTIAGELRPAAGTIRATGPVGYLAQDPRGADQNQTVMDRVLAARGLDRVTAALRAAETAMAEARSDTERDRAMRAYTRAQDEFDVLGGYAAEAVAAQVTAGVGLPDRVLTQRLGELSGGQRRRVELARILFAEQDTLLLDEPTNHLDADSVAWLRTFLSGFSGGLLMISHDADLIAAVANRVFHVDAERLAIEVYNTGWRRYRTDREAAERRRVRERANAERKAAALRAQAEKMRSHVATAVAARNMVRRADTMLRELEPTRRAERVARVRLPTPEPCGRVPLAAVGLAKSYGEHTVFDGIDLAVDRGSRLVVVGLNGAGKTTLLRVLAGEEPPDRGRVVPGHGLCLGYFAQEHDTLDPAATVLQSLSSSAPGLSDGEVRQVLGAFLFRGDDADKPTGVLSGGEKTRLALACLIHSGANVLLLDEPTNNLDPVSRDEVLAAVGDYPGAVVMVTHDRGAVEALRPDRVLFLPDGEEDLWSEEYAGLISLA
- a CDS encoding amidohydrolase family protein; this translates as MKIICVEEHTVDREMAKAAAPALLREAPYMGAQQDAEAPWPRGSGRPTVLSMREADELAADLGEGRIRNMDKHGIQMQVVSFTTPAQLAPPDEAVSLTRAANDRLAAAIKAYPDRLSGFAVLPWQDPRAAVAELDRSVGELGLKGVLIVGRPGETFLDDPRYAPVLQKLSDLRVPLYVHPYHPLPQVQDAYYGGFSPAVSSWLSLGAWGWHNEAGVHVLRLILSGAFQSHPDLQVISGHWGEMVPFFLQRLDDALPPRTTGLPDTITEIYRSHVWVTPSGIWGLPHFEFVHKVVGADRIIWSVDYPYLALDGTRAFVEELPVSHEDKEKMTHLNAEKLFRL
- a CDS encoding AraC family transcriptional regulator; the protein is MDVVSDAISAVHLGHPWFHRMRTNGTWCARLDPYDGAGFYVVIKGRCWLLTDNSAPVPLGVGDAVLLPHGTGHVIADFPIDPATAKTKAVPFEQSLAQQTEPPAQHDHHETETICGKYWLDCSRMHPLMAELPDIVHLPNRVGSHPELRAAIDLLAGELDEIRCGSCVALPSLLDLLLVYMIRAWMTEAPNGVWPRVLGDPVTAAALRALHSDPAAPWSTDCLAADAGVSRSTLARRFTTLVGRPPMAYLTWWRLIRAATLLRDTQDTLAAIADRVGYRSPYALSHAFQREFGVTPGRYRAQATARSADVGTD